GTTTCGGCTAAGGATAAGGGTACCGGCAGAGAGCAACGCGTTACCGTTACCGCTTCCACCAACCTTACGGAAGCGCAGATCCAGCAGGCTATCAAGGACGCGGAGAAGTTCGCGGACGAGGACGCCCAGCGCAAGGAAATCGTCGACTCCAAGAACCAAGCGGATATGCTTATCGGTTCTATCGAGAAGTTCCTTCGCGAGAACGGCGATACCGTATCCGCCGACGACAAGACCGAGCTCAACAAAGAGATGGCTAACGTTAAAGAAGTCGTCAAGACCGACGACCTCGAAGCTATCCGCGACGCCGTCGAATCCCTGCAAAAGCTTTCCAACGGCATATTCTCCAAGCTCTACGAGAATACTCCTCCGCCCGAGGAAGACGTTGTTATCGAAAATCCCGAACAGGTCGACGACAACAACTAATTAATTATAAGTTACAAAACCGTTAGCCAAGCCGTGGCTCATGCCACGGCTTGTAGCGGTTAGTTAGAGATTGCGGAGTTAAGCATGGCAAAAAGTTATTATGAAATATTGGGAGTGTCGAAAACCGCAAGCGACGACGAGCTTAAATCGGCTTTCCGTAAGCTTGCTCGTCAATACCATCCCGACCTTCATCCCGGTGACGAAGCCGCCGCAAACAAGTTCAAAGAGGTAAACGAAGCCTACGAAACGTTGTCCGACGCAACGAAACGCGCCGAGTACGACGCCGCTCAGGCGGGCGGTGGCAGCGGCGCAGGCGCCGGTGCGGGCTTCGGCGGTCAAGGCGGAGCGCACGGCGGACAGGGCGGTAGCTTTTTCGACGACTTCGTAAATATGTTCAGCGGCGACGGTCGCCGCAGTGCTCAGGGTGGCGCAAGCTCGAACGGCGGCGACATTAGTCTTAACGTTGCGCTTACGTTTGAAGAAGCCGCTTTCGGCACACAAAAGGAAATCACAGTCAATCGGTTTGAGCCGTGCGCCACGTGCCGCGGTACGGGCGCCAAGGGCGGTACGCAGTTCATTAAATGTACGAACTGCGGCGGCAGCGGTAAGGTCCGTTACGCACAGGAAACGCCGTTCGGCAGGGTCGTCAGCATGAAGCCCTGTAACGTTTGCGGCGGTTCTGGCAGAATTATAAAAGAGCCCTGCCAAGCTTGTGGCGGCAGGGGTTCTATCAGGAAAAATTCCAACCTCAGAATTACTTTCCCGCCCGGCGTAGAGCCTAACCAGATCATGACCATTCCCGGCGAGGGAGAACGCACTCGTACGGGCGCAAAAGCGGGCAATCTTATCCTTAACATAACGGTTCAGCCGCATAAGCTGTTCCGCAGAAAAGGTCTTGACTTGCTCGTTGATCTTCCTATTTCGTTCACTCAGGCGTTATTGGGCGATAAAGTGCTCGTTCCTACGCTAAAAGGCAATAAAATAGCGTTCTCGCTTCCGGAAGGCGCGCAGAGCGGTATGACCTTTAAGCTCAAAGAACAGGGTATCGAAAACCCGAAAAAAGGCTTGAAAGGCGATTTGCTCGTATCGATCGATATCGAATTGCCTAAAAACCTTTCAAAAGAGCAAAAACAAAAAATCAAAGAACTTCACGAAAGCTTAAAACCCGAACAGTACGATAAAGCGCGTGAGTTCGTAAAAAAATAAATTAGGTATTGTATCCCATGGCAAGCCATGGACTCGCGCGCTATGCGCGCTGTTCCGCCAGCAAGCTGTCGGATATAATACCTAATTTGTTCTCGTCGTAAATTTGCTCTCGCAAGCGGGCAAATTTACTTCTCAAATAAAAATTAATGCTTGCGACCGTCGACCCAACGAACAGTTTTATTGAAAATTTCGTATTTTCGGTAGATTTTTCGGTCGGCGGTTGTTTGCGTTTACTACGGAGTTATTATGAAAGTATTGGTTATAAATGCGGGCAGCTCCTCGCTTAAATATCAGCTTATCGAAACGGACACCGAAGCGGTTATCGCAAAAGGCGTTTGCGAGAGTATAGGCAACAGCAACTCGTCGTTTACGCACAAGGGTTCCAAAAAAATCGATGTAAAAGTAGCTATTCCTACGCACAAAGAGGCGATCAAGCTTGTTCTCGACGCGCTCGTCGATAAGGACCACGGCGTTATCTCGTCCATGTCAGAGATT
Above is a window of Clostridiales bacterium DNA encoding:
- the dnaJ gene encoding molecular chaperone DnaJ, whose protein sequence is MAKSYYEILGVSKTASDDELKSAFRKLARQYHPDLHPGDEAAANKFKEVNEAYETLSDATKRAEYDAAQAGGGSGAGAGAGFGGQGGAHGGQGGSFFDDFVNMFSGDGRRSAQGGASSNGGDISLNVALTFEEAAFGTQKEITVNRFEPCATCRGTGAKGGTQFIKCTNCGGSGKVRYAQETPFGRVVSMKPCNVCGGSGRIIKEPCQACGGRGSIRKNSNLRITFPPGVEPNQIMTIPGEGERTRTGAKAGNLILNITVQPHKLFRRKGLDLLVDLPISFTQALLGDKVLVPTLKGNKIAFSLPEGAQSGMTFKLKEQGIENPKKGLKGDLLVSIDIELPKNLSKEQKQKIKELHESLKPEQYDKAREFVKK